In a single window of the Elaeis guineensis isolate ETL-2024a chromosome 4, EG11, whole genome shotgun sequence genome:
- the LOC105043859 gene encoding uncharacterized protein — MELRCVSPRALSLLSSSSAASSPPSPSSCSCSSSPGAGLGFWPRKGIGRTRIKASAEGSGGEPRRRGFAAGGPAMEVSTSASPSSSSTTMATTVVDRSFGGGDTEFRAWENLGAVLRLSFGIGIYGAMALAGKFICSITGVDCTGGFHPSLKAIVEGLGYAAPPIMALLFILDDEVVKHSPQARAIRDVEDEELRSFFYGMSPWQFILVVTASSVGEELFYRAAVQGALADMFLKSTELMKDARGIASLTGMLPLFVPFAQAFAAVITAALTGSLYYVATAPKDPTYVVAPVFQSRSGREDLKKLFAAWYEKRQMRKIYSPLLEGLLALYLGFEWIQTDNILAPMITHGIYSAVVLGHGLCKIHDHRRKLRQRIHQVRVEAENLNKS; from the exons atggagCTTCGCTGCGTTTCTCCTCGAGCTTTGTCCCTTCTCTCCTCCTCTTCCGCCGCCTCgtctcctccttccccttcttcttgttcCTGTTCTTCTTCCCCGGGCGCCGGCCTGGGCTTCTGGCCGCGGAAGGGGATCGGTCGGACGAGGATTAAGGCTTCGGCGGAGGGGAGCGGCGGGGAGCCCCGCCGGAGGGGGTTCGCTGCCGGTGGCCCCGCGATGGAGGTCTCCACTTCGgcctccccttcctcctcctccacaACGATGGCGACCACGGTCGTCGATCGGAGCTTCGGTGGCGGGGATACCGAGTTCCGGGCTTGGGAGAACCTCGGAGCCGTCTTAAGACTCAGCTTTGGGATCG GGATATATGGGGCTATGGCGCTGGCGGGGAAGTTTATATGTTCGATTACAGGAGTGGATTGCACGGGAGGATTCCATCCGTCGCTAAAAGCTATTGTGGAGGGATTGGGATATGCGGCTCCACCAATCATGGCTCTGCTCTTCATCTTAGAT GATGAGGTGGTCAAGCACTCACCCCAGGCTCGTGCCATTAGAGATGTGGAGGATGAGGAGCTCCGGAGTTTCTTCTATGGCATGTCACCATGGCAG TTCATACTCGTTGTTACTGCAAGCTCAGTAGGGGAGGAACTTTTCTATCGTGCTGCTGTTCAG GGGGCGTTGGCTGATATGTTCTTAAAGAGCACTGAACTCATGAAAGATGCACGTGGAATCGCATCTCTG ACCGGCATGCTGCCTCTCTTTGTCCCATTCGCTCAGGCATTTGCAGCTGTTATCACAGCCGCCCTTACGGGATCACTTTACTATGTTGCAACTGCTCCAAAAG ACCCTACATATGTCGTTGCACCGGTATTCCAGTCTCGTTCTGGCCGTGAAGACCTTAAGAAGCTTTTTGCAG CTTGGTATGAAAAGAGACAAATGAGGAAGATATATTCTCCTCTTTTGGAAGGACTACTGGCTCTCTACCTTGGTTTTGAATGGATTCAG ACGGATAATATCCTTGCTCCTATGATCACACATGGGATCTACTCCGCTGTGGTATTGGGACATGGACTTTGTAAAATTCATGACCACAGGCGTAAGCTGCGCCAAAGAATCCATCAAGTGAGGGTGGAAGCTGAGAATTTAAATAAATCATAA